One stretch of Armigeres subalbatus isolate Guangzhou_Male chromosome 2, GZ_Asu_2, whole genome shotgun sequence DNA includes these proteins:
- the LOC134216764 gene encoding flexible cuticle protein 12-like, with protein sequence MKCFVVFAVVLAVAVAAPPQDDRDAQITRYENDNLGLEGYRFQFDTSNQLQRQEEAQLKNFGEDVSALVVRGSYSYTGPDGQVYTVNYIADENGFQPEAAHIPRA encoded by the exons ATGAAATGCTTCGTAGTTTTTGCTGTTGTTCTAGCCGTTGCTGTGGCTGCTCCCCCGCAGGACGACCGAGATGCTCAAATCACCAGATACGAGAATGACAACCTGGGACTCGAGGGATACCGATTCCA GTTCGACACAAGCAACCAGCTCCAACGCCAGGAGGAAGCTCAGCTGAAGAACTTTGGAGAAGATGTTAGTGCTCTGGTCGTCCGAGGATCGTATTCCTACACCGGTCCGGACGGACAGGTTTACACCGTGAACTACATTGCCGACGAAAATGGATTCCAGCCGGAAGCTGCCCACATCCCGCGGGCATGA